The proteins below are encoded in one region of Clostridia bacterium:
- a CDS encoding alpha/beta fold hydrolase, translated as MYVRSRDAEIFYDVAGSGPPVILLHPFPANHEFWTPVAEALSTRYRLIMPDLRAHAESSLGEGIATMEKHADDIARVCDEAGVGRAVFAGISIGGYVLFEFWRRHRERVSALVLANTKAAADTQEARAARLQSAREVLEQGPDRFIEGMIPKVLGETTRTNRPDVVDRARRMMMSTSAEGISRAQQGMAERPDSAPTLALINVPTLIIAGDEDVATPIADAEAMHRSIRGSQLRVVGKAGHFAAFERPEEAAALLREFLGQLPPR; from the coding sequence ATGTACGTGCGAAGCCGTGATGCCGAAATCTTCTACGATGTGGCGGGCAGCGGCCCGCCCGTCATCTTGTTGCATCCTTTCCCCGCAAATCATGAATTTTGGACGCCGGTGGCAGAAGCGCTCTCGACGCGCTATCGCCTCATCATGCCCGATTTGCGCGCGCATGCTGAGTCCAGTCTCGGCGAGGGAATCGCGACGATGGAGAAGCACGCCGATGACATCGCGCGGGTCTGCGATGAAGCGGGAGTCGGACGCGCGGTTTTCGCAGGCATCTCGATCGGCGGGTACGTTCTCTTCGAGTTCTGGAGACGGCATCGGGAGCGCGTTTCCGCCCTTGTGCTGGCGAATACGAAAGCCGCTGCCGATACGCAGGAAGCGCGCGCAGCGCGGTTGCAGTCGGCGCGAGAGGTCCTGGAGCAGGGCCCGGATCGTTTTATCGAGGGCATGATCCCGAAAGTGCTGGGTGAGACCACGCGGACGAACCGGCCCGACGTGGTGGACAGGGCACGCCGGATGATGATGAGCACCAGCGCAGAAGGCATCAGCCGCGCGCAGCAGGGCATGGCAGAGCGGCCGGACTCGGCGCCGACGCTGGCGCTCATCAACGTTCCCACGCTGATCATCGCGGGAGATGAAGACGTTGCCACTCCCATTGCGGACGCAGAGGCCATGCATAGAAGCATTCGCGGAAGTCAGTTGCGAGTTGTGGGAAAGGCCGGACACTTCGCGGCTTTCGAGAGGCCGGAAGAAGCGGCAGCGTTGCTGCGCGAGTTCCTTGGGCAATTGCCGCCCCGGTGA
- a CDS encoding tetratricopeptide repeat protein yields MPFMQAHRSLRLTVCGLVLALATTASAGDFRLKIPKRSKPTPVQKLNQDGVKAVQKHDYNKAKRLFYKAYLLDPNDPFTLNNLGYIAELEGEIDRAQRYYALAAEQHSDAVVDRSTSEDMRGKPVNQVAGIAADQQMQINRMNVYAMGLLLKDRAPEADVTLQKALALDPRNPFTLNNLGFAKEKEGELDQALNFYAKAANAKSNEPVVVTVNSKWRGKPISEIAEENAEKVRDAMDRQEDVLTKVARLNLRGVSAINRNDRRLARQYFDQAYKLDESNAFTLNNMGYLAELDGDRETADFFYSRAREADGSDARVAIATRRELEGLRLGTVADSNGRAVAAATEADLEAKRREGGPALLRRRDNTPVVDPDRTPQPSSSAAPSANSGSTGGTTQDQRTPEQNQQPPQQLPR; encoded by the coding sequence ATGCCTTTTATGCAAGCGCACCGTTCCCTGCGTTTGACGGTCTGTGGTCTTGTTCTCGCTCTTGCCACCACGGCCAGTGCCGGTGATTTTCGCCTCAAGATCCCAAAGCGCAGCAAACCAACACCCGTACAGAAGCTCAACCAGGATGGCGTAAAAGCGGTCCAGAAGCACGATTACAACAAGGCGAAGAGGCTTTTCTATAAGGCCTACCTTCTCGACCCCAATGACCCGTTCACGCTCAACAATCTAGGCTACATCGCGGAATTGGAAGGCGAGATCGATCGTGCGCAACGCTACTACGCGCTCGCCGCCGAGCAGCACTCCGACGCCGTTGTCGATCGCTCCACCAGCGAGGACATGAGAGGCAAGCCCGTCAACCAGGTTGCCGGTATCGCAGCCGACCAGCAGATGCAGATCAATCGCATGAACGTCTATGCCATGGGTCTGTTGCTCAAGGATCGGGCTCCCGAGGCTGACGTCACCTTGCAAAAGGCACTCGCGCTCGATCCCAGGAATCCATTCACACTGAACAATCTTGGCTTCGCCAAAGAGAAGGAAGGAGAACTCGATCAGGCGCTGAACTTCTATGCCAAGGCCGCTAACGCCAAGTCGAACGAACCCGTCGTCGTCACCGTCAACAGCAAGTGGCGCGGCAAGCCCATCAGCGAAATTGCGGAAGAAAACGCTGAAAAGGTTCGCGATGCCATGGATAGGCAGGAGGACGTGCTCACCAAAGTCGCACGATTGAACCTGCGCGGTGTCTCGGCCATCAATCGCAATGATCGCCGCCTCGCGCGCCAATACTTTGATCAGGCATACAAACTGGATGAGAGCAATGCATTCACGCTGAACAACATGGGCTACCTTGCCGAACTGGATGGCGACCGCGAAACCGCTGACTTCTTCTATTCGCGCGCACGCGAAGCCGACGGCTCGGATGCCAGGGTGGCCATCGCGACGCGCCGCGAACTGGAGGGCCTGCGGCTTGGCACCGTAGCCGACAGCAATGGTCGCGCCGTAGCTGCGGCGACCGAAGCCGACCTGGAGGCCAAGCGCCGCGAAGGTGGCCCTGCTCTCCTGCGGCGTCGCGACAACACACCGGTCGTCGATCCCGACCGGACGCCTCAGCCATCGTCGTCCGCTGCTCCTTCCGCGAACTCGGGTAGCACAGGCGGAACCACGCAGGACCAGCGGACTCCAGAGCAGAACCAGCAACCGCCTCAGCAGCTTCCTCGCTAG
- a CDS encoding tetratricopeptide repeat protein: MSYRASLAVLLVVVATTLSLAAQGSPSPSLGTQGAGDASNGTGPLASLTGTVRTIDDQGVENARVELRDTLTNAAITTTFTGTNGMFEMYNIPAGQYEVVATYGLSETHERVQLTMMEVNVSLRIARHDGVAPDSSATVSVAQFKVPGKARKEFEKARDLFGKNKLVEARRHADKALELFPTYAEALVIRGILAINDNKLEEGEADLQNAIKYDPNYGMAYIAMGAAMNQARRFEQAKRTIERGIVLAPNSWQAYFEMSRSAIGLGDFEAAEKNASRAETLSSNDYGPIHLVKAHALIGLKRYDEAVTELERFLSKDPANPGAETARAVLNRARAFAASGGRR; this comes from the coding sequence ATGTCTTACCGGGCATCGCTCGCTGTATTGCTGGTCGTAGTCGCCACCACTCTTTCGCTCGCAGCCCAAGGGAGCCCATCACCCAGTCTCGGAACGCAGGGTGCTGGGGACGCAAGCAATGGCACGGGCCCTTTGGCTTCGCTCACTGGTACCGTGCGTACCATCGACGATCAAGGGGTGGAAAACGCTCGGGTCGAACTGCGCGATACCCTTACAAATGCCGCCATCACGACCACCTTTACCGGAACAAACGGTATGTTTGAAATGTACAACATTCCGGCAGGTCAATACGAAGTAGTCGCGACCTACGGATTATCGGAAACGCACGAGCGCGTCCAGTTGACGATGATGGAAGTCAACGTAAGCCTGCGAATCGCGCGGCACGATGGCGTTGCCCCTGACAGTTCAGCAACCGTCTCGGTGGCTCAATTCAAGGTACCCGGTAAAGCGCGCAAGGAATTCGAGAAAGCGAGAGACTTGTTCGGCAAAAACAAACTTGTTGAGGCGCGACGGCACGCAGATAAAGCGCTGGAGCTCTTCCCAACCTATGCCGAAGCGCTCGTAATCCGCGGGATACTGGCCATCAACGATAACAAACTCGAGGAAGGCGAAGCCGACCTTCAGAATGCCATCAAGTACGATCCGAACTACGGCATGGCATACATTGCCATGGGCGCGGCCATGAACCAGGCGCGGCGCTTTGAACAGGCAAAGCGCACGATTGAGCGCGGCATCGTGCTTGCGCCTAACTCCTGGCAGGCTTACTTCGAGATGAGCAGAAGCGCGATAGGGCTCGGCGATTTCGAAGCCGCTGAAAAGAACGCCAGCCGCGCAGAAACGCTCTCCAGCAACGACTACGGACCGATTCATCTGGTGAAGGCTCATGCGCTCATAGGCCTGAAGCGTTACGACGAAGCCGTCACGGAGCTAGAGCGCTTCCTGAGCAAGGACCCTGCCAACCCCGGTGCGGAGACTGCGCGTGCTGTACTCAATCGCGCCCGCGCATTCGCAGCCTCCGGCGGGCGCAGATAG
- a CDS encoding tetratricopeptide repeat protein: MCCITLFSVCTITVALSATSIPAAPAGFVVPDKDPIARRGFDHFYNLEYDKAIKDFESLQKEHPDDPFVTNYLVSAVLWKELYRIGALDSESYATDTFLDQKARRPVDPVVRQRVLDLINRSIALSELRLKSNPNDADALYARGVARGMRCTYMGLGEKAWFAAVRAALGAREDHERVLRLNPNYVDAKTMVGVHTYVIGSLNWAAKILASMVGVSGNRQRGLNYLREAAGANSHSSMDAKIALALFLRREQRYPEALEVVKSMIDACPRNFLVAIEYANLLNAAGHGPDAINAYRTTLTNYRQGKYALAEPELAAFGLGVSLRGQRRFDEAAEAFDSVRTYPNVEKELALSASLAAGQMYDTVLKREAAIKLYQEVLASDSKGPLADMARKHMKKAYHY, translated from the coding sequence TTGTGCTGCATTACTCTGTTCTCGGTTTGCACCATCACCGTTGCCCTAAGTGCCACTTCAATACCTGCGGCTCCGGCAGGCTTCGTCGTTCCCGACAAAGACCCCATCGCGCGGCGTGGCTTCGACCACTTCTATAACCTCGAATACGATAAAGCGATCAAGGATTTCGAGTCCCTGCAGAAGGAACATCCAGACGATCCTTTCGTGACGAACTACCTGGTTTCCGCAGTCCTGTGGAAAGAGCTGTACAGGATAGGGGCACTCGATTCTGAGAGCTATGCAACGGATACCTTTCTGGACCAGAAGGCGCGGCGGCCTGTGGACCCGGTAGTGCGCCAGCGCGTTCTTGACTTAATCAACCGGTCAATTGCGTTAAGCGAGTTGCGCCTGAAATCCAATCCTAACGATGCGGACGCGCTCTACGCGCGTGGCGTGGCTCGCGGTATGCGCTGTACTTACATGGGGTTGGGGGAGAAGGCGTGGTTCGCTGCCGTGCGCGCGGCGCTCGGTGCGCGGGAGGACCATGAGCGCGTTTTGCGGTTGAATCCCAATTACGTGGATGCAAAGACCATGGTCGGCGTTCACACCTACGTCATTGGAAGCCTGAACTGGGCAGCCAAAATACTGGCGTCCATGGTTGGGGTGAGTGGCAATCGGCAACGAGGGCTAAACTACCTGCGGGAAGCTGCGGGGGCGAATTCGCATTCGAGCATGGACGCAAAGATCGCGCTGGCGCTGTTTCTACGACGCGAGCAGCGCTATCCCGAGGCGCTGGAAGTGGTGAAGAGCATGATCGACGCTTGCCCGCGCAACTTCCTCGTGGCCATCGAATATGCGAATCTTCTGAATGCGGCTGGCCATGGGCCCGATGCAATCAACGCATATCGAACGACCCTGACGAACTACCGGCAAGGGAAGTACGCGCTGGCAGAACCAGAATTAGCGGCATTTGGGCTCGGTGTTTCCCTTCGAGGCCAGCGACGGTTCGATGAAGCGGCGGAAGCGTTTGATAGTGTCCGCACGTATCCGAACGTTGAAAAGGAGCTGGCGCTGAGCGCGAGTCTTGCGGCAGGGCAGATGTATGACACGGTGCTGAAACGCGAGGCTGCGATCAAACTGTACCAGGAGGTTCTTGCGTCCGATTCCAAGGGTCCCTTGGCGGACATGGCACGCAAGCACATGAAAAAGGCTTACCACTACTGA
- the thiD gene encoding bifunctional hydroxymethylpyrimidine kinase/phosphomethylpyrimidine kinase: MNMKQTGPVVLSIAGYDPSSGAGVTADVKTIAAHGCYALTCITSFTVQSTTGVRRVEPLAPAMVAETLTELESDFRIAAVRVGMLGSPGVAEAVAEFLDRAKLANVVLDPILKSSSGADLLEPQGFEVLRSRLLPLSEIITPNIDEAGVLLGRDVSSLDEARAAGRDLLNMGPKAVVVTGGHLPEAVEVLVWRAPGGAVEERLFRSERLKTLSTHGTGCAFASAVGCELALGRELPEAVAGAKEYVRRAIESAEPLGHGNGPLNHFWNL, translated from the coding sequence ATGAACATGAAGCAGACCGGCCCTGTGGTGCTCAGTATCGCTGGCTATGACCCGTCATCCGGGGCTGGCGTGACTGCCGACGTAAAGACGATAGCTGCCCATGGCTGCTACGCCCTGACCTGCATCACGTCGTTCACGGTCCAGAGCACGACCGGCGTTCGCAGGGTCGAGCCGCTGGCCCCTGCAATGGTTGCCGAGACGCTGACAGAACTGGAGTCGGATTTCAGGATTGCTGCCGTGCGAGTGGGAATGCTGGGGTCGCCGGGGGTGGCTGAGGCAGTCGCTGAGTTTCTGGACAGGGCGAAACTCGCGAACGTAGTGCTGGATCCCATTCTGAAATCCTCCTCCGGGGCAGACCTGCTGGAGCCACAAGGTTTCGAGGTGTTGCGGAGCAGATTGCTGCCGCTAAGCGAAATCATTACACCGAACATCGATGAAGCTGGCGTGCTTCTCGGGCGGGATGTTTCCAGCCTGGATGAGGCGAGGGCAGCCGGTAGAGATCTGCTGAACATGGGGCCGAAGGCCGTTGTCGTCACAGGCGGGCATTTGCCGGAAGCGGTCGAGGTGCTGGTATGGCGGGCACCGGGCGGCGCGGTCGAAGAACGGCTGTTCCGTTCCGAGCGTCTGAAGACGCTATCAACACACGGAACCGGTTGTGCGTTTGCCTCCGCGGTAGGCTGCGAATTAGCGCTGGGCAGGGAGCTACCCGAGGCAGTCGCCGGGGCCAAGGAGTACGTCAGGCGGGCGATCGAATCGGCCGAGCCGCTTGGACATGGCAACGGCCCACTCAACCACTTCTGGAACTTATAG
- a CDS encoding zinc ribbon domain-containing protein, translating to MPDVVRNDTQEYWRPAQPPRTNLNASPTEVLCANCGTEYALGARFCHVCGAERETQMGMGGVRPAFSRMLDFDQIKERLGMSSASLVLMVVGFACALAAMLTGVIYTANTVLDWQAVQIWRIEWMLAALVAFGAAILLRKSGE from the coding sequence ATGCCAGACGTTGTACGAAATGATACCCAGGAATACTGGAGGCCGGCGCAGCCGCCGCGCACGAATCTGAATGCCTCGCCCACTGAGGTTCTATGCGCGAACTGCGGGACAGAATACGCCCTGGGAGCCCGCTTCTGCCACGTTTGCGGCGCGGAGCGCGAAACACAGATGGGCATGGGCGGAGTACGTCCGGCGTTCAGCCGCATGCTGGATTTCGATCAGATCAAGGAGCGTTTGGGCATGAGCAGCGCATCGCTCGTGCTGATGGTGGTGGGCTTTGCCTGCGCCCTCGCCGCCATGCTGACGGGGGTCATCTACACGGCTAACACCGTACTTGATTGGCAGGCTGTTCAGATATGGCGTATTGAGTGGATGCTTGCAGCTCTAGTCGCCTTTGGTGCCGCTATCTTGTTAAGGAAAAGCGGCGAATAG
- a CDS encoding phage Gp37/Gp68 family protein: protein MNSTKIEWTRNSDGSEGKSWNPIRARFKGDGKQGWYCQKVSPGCKNCYAERRNKWIGNGAAYNDSDLRTLDVYLDEKALLEPLRLKKPTNIFVCSMTDLYGSWVPDEWIDRIYAVMALCPQHTFMVLTKRPERRLAWFSRPNNPNFSKRISNPCAWYVWVQVASVQNAVRVETCNPFTWAKFAEDDSVKPWPLPNVREMVTVVNQDEVDKLIPVLLETPAACRGLSIEPMLGPINASRYLWPACGWWRGNYRSYAEAKAAGAECGMKPQALVLASSKFIDWVIVGGESGPHARPMHPDWARSLRDQCHAAGVPFFFKQWGEFSPNEEGYSRDGGIPIVRFPDNEILWKLGKKLAGRRLDGREWSEYPEAIAR from the coding sequence ATGAACAGCACGAAGATTGAGTGGACTCGTAACTCGGATGGCAGCGAAGGCAAGAGCTGGAACCCGATCCGTGCCCGATTCAAGGGTGACGGAAAACAAGGCTGGTACTGCCAGAAGGTCAGCCCCGGTTGCAAGAATTGCTACGCTGAGCGGCGCAATAAATGGATTGGCAACGGTGCGGCCTACAACGACTCCGACCTCCGGACCTTGGATGTGTACCTGGACGAGAAGGCGCTACTAGAGCCGTTGCGTCTGAAGAAGCCCACCAACATCTTCGTGTGCTCAATGACTGACCTGTACGGATCGTGGGTTCCGGACGAGTGGATCGATCGCATCTACGCGGTCATGGCGCTCTGCCCCCAGCACACGTTCATGGTGCTTACGAAACGGCCGGAGCGAAGGCTGGCATGGTTCAGCAGACCTAACAATCCGAACTTTTCGAAACGCATCAGCAATCCGTGTGCGTGGTATGTGTGGGTGCAAGTTGCTTCGGTCCAAAATGCTGTTCGTGTAGAAACATGCAATCCGTTCACTTGGGCGAAGTTCGCTGAGGACGACTCGGTAAAGCCTTGGCCCCTGCCGAACGTGCGCGAGATGGTGACTGTCGTCAACCAAGACGAGGTCGATAAGCTGATCCCGGTTCTTCTGGAAACTCCCGCAGCGTGTCGCGGACTTTCCATCGAGCCGATGCTCGGGCCAATCAACGCATCACGATACCTGTGGCCCGCGTGCGGGTGGTGGAGAGGAAACTACCGGTCATACGCGGAGGCTAAAGCCGCTGGAGCTGAATGCGGAATGAAGCCGCAGGCTCTAGTATTGGCTTCTTCAAAGTTCATCGACTGGGTAATTGTCGGCGGCGAGTCCGGTCCTCACGCGCGGCCGATGCATCCCGACTGGGCGCGATCACTGCGTGACCAGTGCCACGCGGCCGGCGTCCCGTTCTTCTTCAAGCAATGGGGTGAGTTCAGCCCGAATGAAGAAGGATATTCGCGTGATGGCGGAATCCCTATTGTTCGCTTCCCGGATAACGAGATCCTCTGGAAGCTCGGCAAGAAACTAGCGGGACGCCGCCTTGATGGCCGCGAGTGGTCTGAATACCCGGAGGCGATCGCACGATGA
- a CDS encoding PspC domain-containing protein yields MYCNYCGKVIQEDANLCAYCGTRVTGVIARKRLVRPRNTRKIAGVCAGVAEYFDLDITLVRLLWVIIAIFGGGGLLAYIVGWIVMPEEPEYLPAVQPRTEQVQSPRT; encoded by the coding sequence ATGTACTGCAATTATTGCGGTAAGGTGATCCAGGAAGACGCAAACCTCTGTGCCTATTGTGGCACGCGCGTGACGGGCGTGATTGCGCGCAAGCGACTCGTTCGTCCCCGCAACACTCGCAAGATTGCAGGTGTATGTGCGGGTGTCGCCGAGTATTTCGATCTCGATATAACGCTGGTGCGGCTTCTGTGGGTCATCATCGCTATCTTCGGTGGCGGCGGACTGCTGGCCTATATCGTCGGCTGGATCGTGATGCCGGAAGAGCCGGAGTATCTGCCGGCAGTGCAGCCTCGTACCGAGCAGGTGCAGTCGCCTCGAACCTAG
- a CDS encoding septal ring lytic transglycosylase RlpA family protein, translating to MGRVLTQFVMAVLLASTLGAAPGQKTSDSTAKGTSVHVKQVAKQKAAKPYQVGRASWYGKFFHGKATASGESYDMFRFTAAHPNLPLGTWVRVTNLSNDRSVIVRVNDRGPVVEGRIIDLSYGAAQILEFRRKGVERVRLDVVKEPDTFAQAQEVIGSH from the coding sequence ATGGGACGAGTACTGACCCAATTCGTGATGGCTGTTCTTCTGGCCAGCACCCTGGGAGCGGCACCCGGACAGAAAACATCAGACTCCACGGCCAAGGGAACCTCGGTTCACGTCAAACAGGTCGCAAAACAAAAGGCGGCCAAGCCCTACCAAGTCGGCAGGGCGTCCTGGTACGGCAAGTTTTTCCACGGGAAAGCAACCGCCAGCGGCGAGTCGTATGACATGTTCCGGTTTACCGCCGCCCATCCCAATCTACCGTTGGGAACCTGGGTTCGAGTAACGAACCTAAGCAATGACCGTTCGGTCATTGTCCGAGTGAACGACCGCGGCCCTGTAGTGGAAGGTCGGATTATTGACCTCTCCTACGGAGCAGCGCAGATTCTCGAGTTCCGTCGCAAAGGCGTCGAGCGCGTGCGGCTCGACGTCGTCAAGGAACCCGATACCTTCGCCCAGGCCCAGGAAGTTATCGGAAGCCATTAG
- the aroA gene encoding 3-phosphoshikimate 1-carboxyvinyltransferase, which translates to MKAQSVTIRPAHNVCGSVRLPGDKSISHRYALLAAIAEGKSRLENFSSATDCASTLACVRALGRHVTLADGAVEIEGCGAQLRAPAAALDCGNSGSTMRMMAGILAGQDFASELVGDASLSRRPMARIIEPLRSMGATIEAAEGERAPLAIRGRRLRPIEYALPVASAQVKTCVLFAGLFADGETTISEPVATRDHGELALRAFGASVQRERNSVTIAGDQTLRAINAYVPGDISSAAFFLCAAMLFPDANLVLDNILLNPTRAVLLDVLTAMGARISFLQVAERHGELVGTIRLQAGALLGTTIAGASSAALIDELAVLAAIAPYTRDGLEIRDARELRVKESDRIASVAQNLRTMGAVVEEREDGMRIPGGQQLRGAQVNSFGDHRIAMAFSIAALRAEGATEITHAEAAGVSYPGFYAALESLLVR; encoded by the coding sequence ATGAAGGCACAGAGCGTCACAATCCGACCGGCACACAACGTCTGCGGCAGCGTCCGGCTACCGGGCGATAAATCAATCTCGCACCGATATGCACTACTGGCAGCAATCGCCGAAGGGAAGTCACGGCTTGAGAACTTTTCGTCCGCGACAGATTGCGCCAGTACGCTTGCGTGTGTACGCGCATTGGGCCGCCATGTAACGCTGGCAGACGGAGCGGTCGAGATCGAAGGATGCGGCGCGCAACTGCGTGCGCCCGCTGCTGCGCTGGATTGCGGGAACTCCGGATCGACCATGCGCATGATGGCAGGAATCCTGGCTGGGCAGGACTTTGCGAGTGAACTCGTGGGAGATGCATCGCTGTCGCGGCGTCCGATGGCGCGCATCATCGAGCCACTGCGCAGCATGGGTGCAACCATCGAGGCAGCAGAAGGCGAGCGGGCGCCGCTTGCTATTCGTGGCAGACGCTTGCGCCCCATTGAATACGCCTTACCTGTCGCGAGTGCACAGGTGAAGACCTGCGTTCTATTTGCGGGGCTCTTTGCTGACGGCGAGACGACGATCAGCGAACCGGTGGCGACGCGCGACCATGGAGAACTGGCTCTGCGTGCCTTCGGGGCAAGCGTACAGCGTGAGCGCAATAGCGTCACAATCGCCGGAGACCAGACGCTCCGGGCTATTAATGCTTATGTTCCCGGAGATATCTCGTCGGCAGCATTCTTCCTATGCGCAGCCATGCTGTTTCCGGATGCCAACCTGGTACTCGATAACATCCTGCTAAACCCCACGCGCGCCGTTCTGCTCGATGTGCTCACCGCGATGGGAGCGCGCATCAGCTTCCTTCAGGTCGCGGAGCGCCACGGCGAGCTGGTGGGCACGATCCGTTTACAAGCCGGTGCTTTGCTGGGGACGACAATCGCCGGCGCAAGTTCGGCAGCGCTGATCGATGAACTGGCGGTGCTGGCAGCGATTGCGCCGTACACGCGTGATGGGCTTGAAATTCGCGACGCGCGGGAACTGCGGGTAAAGGAATCCGACCGCATCGCCAGCGTGGCGCAGAACCTGCGCACCATGGGTGCCGTCGTGGAAGAGAGAGAAGACGGTATGCGCATCCCAGGCGGCCAGCAACTCAGGGGAGCGCAGGTCAATTCCTTCGGCGACCATCGAATAGCTATGGCTTTCAGCATCGCAGCATTGCGCGCCGAGGGCGCAACAGAGATCACGCACGCGGAAGCTGCCGGTGTTTCTTACCCCGGGTTCTACGCCGCCTTGGAGTCGTTGCTGGTGCGTTGA
- a CDS encoding DUF87 domain-containing protein → MKIVIGKSADGRQVGFDLDTLITTRLLIQANSGAGKSYLSRRFMEQLFGHIQVIAIDPEGEFATLREQYGYVLVGKGGETPADVRSAATVAEKLLELRASAVCDLYEMKPSERHRWVQAFLEAIVNAPKALWHPVIILIDEAHVFCPEKGAGESVASEAVIDLVTRGRKRGFCPVLATQRLSKLRKDASAELLNRLVGGTFEDVDIKRAVDLLSIAPEDRRDFVASLRTLDPGWFYALGRAVSKERVLFKVDPVATSHPKPGSAKHAAEPPPTPDQVKALLPKLGDLPKAAEEKARTVDDLKAKIRSLTAEVAAAKRERPAAPAAAVDPERLKATIEKSVRTALKERDLHWTRSLRDYQRSINGAIAEVGTTLAEAVRSVAVQTPEPIGEISADVQVVAKPPLTVKDRIIEDPPRRIHPDQANAESNGDITRPQYKILSALAQFEAIGRTSVPKKWVAALAQVSHTSSAYGNNLGALRTGGYIEYPAPGEVALTAEGRRNAPQVDPPRSPEEMFDRCAQIVTRPQAAILDVLRQKYPHAMDKQAVADLAGASATSSAYGNNLGALRSAGMIDYPAPGKIRAADWLFLEES, encoded by the coding sequence ATGAAGATCGTCATTGGCAAGTCCGCAGATGGACGTCAGGTCGGCTTCGACCTGGATACATTGATCACGACGCGTCTGCTCATCCAGGCGAACTCCGGCGCCGGAAAGTCGTATCTGTCTCGGCGCTTCATGGAGCAGTTGTTCGGACACATCCAGGTGATCGCGATCGATCCCGAGGGCGAGTTCGCGACGCTGCGCGAGCAGTACGGCTACGTGCTTGTTGGCAAAGGCGGCGAGACGCCGGCGGACGTCCGCTCGGCCGCGACCGTTGCCGAGAAGCTGCTCGAGCTGCGCGCCTCGGCAGTGTGTGACCTTTACGAGATGAAGCCCAGCGAACGGCATCGCTGGGTGCAAGCCTTCCTGGAAGCGATCGTGAACGCGCCCAAGGCGCTGTGGCATCCGGTGATTATCCTTATCGACGAGGCGCACGTTTTCTGCCCGGAGAAGGGCGCTGGCGAATCGGTTGCGTCCGAAGCCGTGATCGATCTGGTGACACGCGGCCGTAAGCGCGGTTTCTGTCCCGTGCTCGCAACGCAGCGCCTGTCGAAGCTGCGCAAGGATGCGTCGGCCGAGCTGCTCAATCGTCTCGTTGGCGGAACCTTCGAAGACGTCGACATCAAGCGCGCGGTGGACCTGCTGTCGATCGCTCCGGAGGACCGCCGGGACTTTGTAGCATCGCTACGCACGCTCGATCCGGGATGGTTCTATGCGCTCGGTCGCGCGGTCTCGAAAGAGCGCGTGCTCTTCAAGGTGGATCCAGTTGCGACGTCGCACCCGAAGCCGGGATCTGCGAAGCATGCCGCCGAGCCTCCCCCAACTCCTGACCAGGTCAAGGCGCTGCTGCCTAAGCTCGGAGATCTCCCGAAGGCGGCCGAAGAAAAGGCGCGCACGGTTGATGACCTGAAGGCGAAGATCCGGTCGCTGACAGCCGAGGTGGCAGCGGCGAAGCGTGAGAGACCTGCAGCGCCCGCGGCGGCCGTCGATCCGGAGCGGTTGAAGGCAACGATCGAGAAGTCTGTGCGGACCGCTCTGAAAGAGCGCGACCTGCATTGGACGCGATCGCTGCGCGATTACCAGCGCTCGATCAACGGAGCGATCGCTGAGGTTGGGACGACTTTAGCCGAGGCGGTGCGTTCCGTAGCGGTTCAGACACCTGAACCGATCGGCGAGATCTCGGCGGACGTCCAGGTGGTAGCAAAGCCGCCACTCACCGTGAAGGATCGAATCATCGAGGATCCTCCGCGGCGAATCCATCCTGACCAGGCGAACGCTGAATCGAACGGCGACATCACCCGGCCGCAATACAAGATTCTTTCCGCGCTCGCGCAGTTCGAAGCGATTGGGCGGACGTCGGTGCCAAAGAAGTGGGTCGCCGCGCTCGCGCAAGTAAGCCACACCTCCAGCGCGTACGGCAACAATCTCGGAGCGTTGCGGACGGGCGGTTACATCGAGTATCCCGCGCCTGGCGAAGTGGCGCTGACGGCCGAGGGACGCAGGAACGCTCCGCAGGTGGATCCACCGCGGAGCCCAGAGGAGATGTTCGATCGCTGCGCGCAGATCGTGACGCGTCCCCAGGCTGCGATTCTCGATGTGCTTCGCCAGAAGTATCCGCACGCGATGGACAAGCAGGCCGTAGCCGATCTCGCCGGCGCGTCGGCAACGTCGAGCGCTTATGGCAACAACCTAGGCGCGCTCCGCTCCGCTGGCATGATCGACTATCCGGCGCCCGGCAAGATCCGCGCCGCAGACTGGCTGTTCCTGGAGGAGTCGTAG